The proteins below are encoded in one region of Elgaria multicarinata webbii isolate HBS135686 ecotype San Diego chromosome 8, rElgMul1.1.pri, whole genome shotgun sequence:
- the CAMK2N2 gene encoding calcium/calmodulin-dependent protein kinase II inhibitor 2: MSEILPYNDDKVARYGTDSEVSDISFSCRLQDTNSWSNQSKRPPKLGQIGRAKRVVIEDDRIDDVLKGMTDKSPSGV, translated from the exons atgTCTGAGATCCTGCCCTACAACGACGACAAAGTGGCTCGCTATGGCACCGATTCGGAAGTCAGCGACATCTCCTTCAGCTGCCGCCTCCAGGACACCAACTCCTGGAGCAACCAGTCCAAGAGGCCCCCCAAGCTGGGCCAGATTGGCAGAGCCAAGAGAG TTGTGATTGAAGATGATAGAATAGACGATGTGTTGAAGGGGATGACAGACAAGTCGCCTTCTGGGGTATAA